The Gemmatimonadota bacterium region CTGCCTCCAGGATGCGGATCTCGGTCATCCCGCTGACGGCGGGAAGATTGTGGGTGAAGCGGACGCGAACCTTGTTCGTGGTGACCGGCATGATCGTCACCGTGTTGACCATCGACACCGCCGGTTCGGCGGGCACCTGCGCGTGCACCATCGCGTCGCGCCAGTCGGTGCCATCCCAGTACTGGATGGTGACCCGCTTCGGCGCCTTCACGCCGCGGCCGTCTCCCCATAAGTACAGCTCGACCGAGCCGATCTTCGCCGCGCGCTGGAAGTCGAGCTCGACCCAGTCCATCGCATTCGAAGATCCGAATGCCGTCCAGCGATTGCGCGACGCCCGCGTGAAGGCCACGGCCATGTCGTTCACTTCGCTCACCTTGTCGAAATTGGACGTGAACGACGCGCTGACCGCCGCGCCCCAGGCGAGGTTCGGCGATGGCGTCTTCGGTGCACTCAGCGGCAGCGGCGCATTGCTCCATGCCTCGACCTCTGCGAGTCCGACCGACACCCCCTTCCTCGGCGTAAAGGTCACGCGGAGTTTCGAGGTCGTGGTGTTGATGAGCCTGGTACGGTTGGCCTGCCGCCCCGTCGGCGGGACGAAGATGCGCGGCATCGCCACCGGTGCCCAGCGGCCGTTCTGCCACGCCTCGATGCGGTAAGACGCCGGCGGCTTGGCCCCGGCCGAGTCGTCGAGGAAGTAGAGCGCCACCTCGTGCACTGGGCGCGGCTCGCCGAAGTCGACGACGATCCAGTCGGTGGCGTTCGGCGACCCGGCCGTGGTCCACCGATTCGGCGGCGCCTGGTGATACCAGATCTGCCCGTCGTTGAGCCAGTGCGGCGAGGTTCCCGGTGCGGAGTAGGAGGTGGTGACCAGCGGGTATGCGCGAGCACCGTTGTTCACCGCGAGGTTCACGTCGCGCGGCTGGCTCTCTTGTGTATGGGCGCAGCATGCTGCCCACCCCGTCTCACGCGCGAGCCTGCGCGCACTTCGCCGCCCGCCCCGCCCGCCGCCCGCGCGGGGAGTCGCGCCACC contains the following coding sequences:
- a CDS encoding discoidin domain-containing protein — its product is MNLAVNNGARAYPLVTTSYSAPGTSPHWLNDGQIWYHQAPPNRWTTAGSPNATDWIVVDFGEPRPVHEVALYFLDDSAGAKPPASYRIEAWQNGRWAPVAMPRIFVPPTGRQANRTRLINTTTSKLRVTFTPRKGVSVGLAEVEAWSNAPLPLSAPKTPSPNLAWGAAVSASFTSNFDKVSEVNDMAVAFTRASRNRWTAFGSSNAMDWVELDFQRAAKIGSVELYLWGDGRGVKAPKRVTIQYWDGTDWRDAMVHAQVPAEPAVSMVNTVTIMPVTTNKVRVRFTHNLPAVSGMTEIRILEAGQ